One Planctomycetia bacterium DNA segment encodes these proteins:
- the ltrA gene encoding group II intron reverse transcriptase/maturase: MSLPTPTTVQKLREALHAKAKQSPDYRFYTLYDKIYRKDVLWTAHRRCLLNDGAPGVDRQTFADIEAYGVERWLDELAEELRSKTYRPQAVRRVHIPKPDGKPRPLGIPTVKDRVVQTAALLVLEPIFEADLQPEQHAYRPETGALDAVEEVQRLLRTGHTEVVDADLSGYFDSIPHAELMTSVARRVSDKHVLHLIKMWLEAPVEEIDERGRTQRTTRNKDTGRGTPQGAPISPLLSNLYMRRFILGWKALGHEHRLEARIVNYADDFVICCRGTADEAMAAMRTMMGKLKLTVNETKTHVCRLPEETFDFLGYTFGRFYSPRTGIAYLGARPSQKKVQRLCRETSEMTASNRTFLEEEDLVGRLNRKMKGWANYFRLGSASRAYRAIDQHVVRRLRQWLCRKHKVQDRKYLRFPDPYLYQELGLFRLRDIRRSSAWANA; this comes from the coding sequence ATGAGCCTACCAACTCCGACTACGGTTCAGAAGCTGCGGGAGGCGTTGCACGCCAAAGCGAAGCAGTCGCCTGATTACCGGTTCTATACGCTGTACGACAAGATTTACCGCAAGGACGTTCTGTGGACCGCCCATCGGCGTTGCCTTCTCAACGACGGCGCGCCGGGAGTCGACCGACAGACGTTCGCGGACATCGAGGCGTATGGGGTCGAGCGGTGGTTGGACGAACTGGCGGAGGAACTCAGGAGTAAGACCTATCGACCTCAGGCGGTCCGGCGGGTGCACATTCCCAAGCCGGACGGCAAGCCGAGACCGTTGGGGATTCCGACGGTCAAGGACCGTGTCGTTCAAACGGCCGCATTGCTGGTGCTCGAACCGATCTTCGAGGCCGACTTGCAGCCGGAACAACACGCTTACCGACCCGAAACCGGAGCGTTGGACGCCGTTGAGGAAGTCCAACGTCTGCTGCGAACCGGGCATACGGAGGTTGTGGACGCAGACCTGAGCGGGTACTTCGACAGCATTCCGCACGCCGAGTTGATGACATCGGTGGCTCGTCGCGTCAGCGACAAGCACGTGCTGCATCTGATCAAGATGTGGCTCGAAGCGCCGGTGGAAGAGATCGACGAACGCGGACGAACGCAGCGAACGACCCGCAACAAGGACACGGGGCGGGGAACGCCGCAAGGCGCACCGATCTCGCCCCTGTTAAGCAATCTCTACATGCGTCGGTTCATCTTGGGCTGGAAAGCGCTGGGACACGAGCATCGTCTGGAAGCTCGGATCGTCAACTACGCGGACGACTTCGTGATCTGTTGCCGCGGCACCGCCGACGAGGCGATGGCCGCCATGCGGACCATGATGGGAAAGCTGAAGCTGACGGTAAACGAGACCAAGACGCACGTCTGCCGCCTGCCGGAAGAAACGTTCGACTTCCTGGGCTATACATTCGGGCGGTTCTATTCGCCGCGTACGGGCATCGCCTACCTGGGCGCACGACCGTCGCAGAAGAAGGTCCAGCGGCTCTGCCGCGAGACCAGCGAAATGACCGCTTCGAACAGGACCTTCCTTGAGGAGGAGGATCTAGTCGGCCGGCTCAATCGCAAGATGAAGGGCTGGGCCAACTACTTCCGCCTCGGGTCGGCGAGCCGCGCTTATCGAGCCATCGATCAGCACGTCGTTCGTCGGCTCCGCCAGTGGCTGTGTCGGAAACACAAGGTACAAGACCGGAAATATCTACGCTTTCCCGATCCCTACTTGTACCAGGAGTTGGGCTTGTTCCGACTTCGTGACATTCGACGCAGCTCCGCGTGGGCGAACGCGTGA